From a region of the Candidatus Methanoplasma cognatum genome:
- a CDS encoding metal-dependent transcriptional regulator: MMTTGNREDYLINILRLTEGENATKTTELAAFMSVSPASVTEMLKVLANEGLVEYERYHGVRLTEEGLSYARLVRKKHHVIENFLINVLNVDRATAHKEACRMEHALSDESAIKMCQMMGTSVDIDCQICSAPCKAASSEGINITTSLSDLSPGGHGVISHLKNSDSGVIKKLIMMGFVPGRELTLDAISPGDSTTIVNVGNSVVALNRDLASSVFIDTNG, encoded by the coding sequence ATGATGACAACGGGGAACCGCGAAGATTACCTCATCAACATACTCAGGCTCACGGAGGGGGAGAATGCCACGAAGACCACGGAGCTGGCAGCTTTCATGAGCGTTTCCCCCGCAAGCGTGACCGAGATGTTGAAGGTCCTCGCGAACGAAGGTCTTGTAGAGTATGAGAGATACCACGGCGTTCGGCTCACCGAGGAAGGATTATCGTACGCCAGGCTCGTCAGGAAGAAACACCACGTCATTGAGAATTTTCTTATAAACGTCCTGAACGTCGACCGCGCCACCGCGCACAAAGAAGCGTGCAGGATGGAGCATGCTCTGTCTGACGAGTCAGCCATCAAAATGTGCCAGATGATGGGGACGAGCGTAGACATCGATTGTCAGATCTGCTCCGCCCCCTGCAAAGCGGCGTCTTCCGAAGGGATCAATATCACAACGTCGCTGTCCGATCTGAGTCCGGGAGGGCACGGCGTCATCTCTCATCTGAAAAATAGCGATTCGGGAGTCATAAAGAAACTTATCATGATGGGGTTCGTGCCGGGGCGCGAACTCACCTTGGATGCTATCTCCCCCGGAGACAGCACGACCATAGTCAATGTGGGGAACTCAGTGGTAGCGCTGAACAGGGACCTTGCGTCCTCTGTCTTCATAGACACAAACGGATGA
- a CDS encoding precorrin-8X methylmutase, which translates to MVYEILRPEDIEKKSMEIITSELNGRTWPEPRFSIIKRCIHTSADFDYADNLAFSENAENVGIDAIKKGATIVTDTKMAASGINKNRLENYGGKVKCFISDDDVIAEAKSRNCTRATVSMEKAATVGGPLIIASGNAPTALIALYDLIKAGKMKPDLIIGVPVGFVNVVESKEMIMELGVPYIVARGRKGGSNIAAAICNAMIYYKE; encoded by the coding sequence ATGGTTTATGAGATACTGAGACCTGAAGACATAGAGAAAAAGAGCATGGAGATAATAACCTCCGAACTCAACGGAAGGACCTGGCCCGAACCAAGGTTCTCCATAATAAAAAGGTGCATCCACACATCCGCCGATTTCGATTACGCAGATAATCTGGCCTTTTCCGAGAATGCGGAGAATGTCGGCATAGACGCGATCAAAAAAGGCGCCACCATCGTCACGGATACGAAGATGGCCGCATCGGGCATCAACAAGAACAGGCTTGAAAACTACGGCGGGAAGGTGAAATGCTTCATCAGCGACGACGACGTCATCGCCGAGGCAAAATCCAGGAACTGCACGAGGGCGACCGTCTCAATGGAGAAAGCGGCGACCGTAGGAGGTCCGCTGATAATCGCATCCGGCAATGCCCCGACAGCACTGATAGCATTGTACGATCTTATCAAGGCCGGAAAGATGAAGCCCGATCTGATAATAGGCGTACCTGTTGGATTCGTAAATGTCGTAGAGTCGAAGGAAATGATAATGGAACTCGGCGTCCCGTACATAGTCGCAAGGGGTAGGAAGGGCGGAAGCAATATTGCGGCGGCGATCTGCAACGCCATGATATACTACAAGGAATAA
- a CDS encoding flavodoxin family protein produces MVEGAKENGKEVKTYNLNSLSNAKGCQACMGCKSSGACVIHDDHAEILKAMRDAEGVILSTPTYFGEANGQFRLFQDRFYSFLGPDFVPNIGSGKKLAVVVSCGGGADGAKAMADKIEGSMAGMFKFVPVGKIVLTGANPPDTASKNAAILEEAKAIGKKF; encoded by the coding sequence ATGGTAGAAGGAGCAAAAGAGAACGGCAAAGAAGTGAAGACGTATAATCTCAACTCTCTTTCCAACGCAAAAGGCTGCCAGGCCTGCATGGGGTGCAAATCGTCCGGAGCATGCGTCATACATGACGACCACGCCGAGATATTGAAAGCTATGAGGGACGCCGAAGGAGTGATCCTGTCGACTCCCACCTACTTCGGAGAGGCTAACGGACAGTTCAGGCTCTTCCAGGACAGGTTCTACAGCTTCCTCGGACCTGATTTCGTACCCAACATCGGATCCGGAAAGAAACTTGCGGTCGTCGTAAGCTGCGGGGGAGGCGCCGACGGCGCCAAGGCGATGGCTGACAAGATAGAGGGGTCGATGGCGGGAATGTTCAAGTTCGTACCCGTTGGCAAGATAGTTCTCACCGGCGCGAATCCTCCGGACACCGCCTCAAAGAACGCCGCCATACTCGAAGAGGCCAAGGCCATCGGGAAGAAATTCTGA
- a CDS encoding DUF4272 domain-containing protein, with protein sequence MTDNRQAHITLYTLIGRPERVKESLTARFAEMTKEITYPTTGEDGAESIIVSLLDGTDVKVNINADENFIRRHIGGMYNFFAQIKCRNKELHQSVLRQIQVFNCVIGGSFELDDNEDRTNYIISTMFAVAEDVNGLVLMPDMRLLNHEGNLVLSADGKSDFKEYTPIGNTDFIDGHVENTPSDEARRDRSIAILKERGIPYLPQLPVAATESEAVLRSPEEMANRLFAMFAVCVYSEARSNGETRDETQKYLNKINDILGGGLDDQLTPQEKAFLAAAEPGPHEFAKFGWRYECCHVLMWALGVTEELGFPGQICDVPRMADILWRQDDLAGFLRRAGPRTKEDILDAADLILRYDWACVDARINGREGPSGLEGEVVYEWHYAFNWLIGYDGSADWDDIRTDT encoded by the coding sequence ATGACAGATAACAGACAGGCGCATATTACGCTCTATACGCTTATAGGCAGACCGGAACGGGTGAAAGAATCATTGACCGCCCGTTTCGCCGAAATGACCAAAGAGATCACATATCCGACAACCGGCGAGGATGGCGCCGAAAGCATCATCGTCTCCCTTCTGGACGGCACTGACGTTAAAGTGAACATCAATGCCGATGAGAATTTCATCCGGCGGCACATAGGAGGGATGTACAATTTCTTCGCGCAGATAAAATGCAGGAACAAGGAACTGCACCAGAGCGTGCTGCGCCAGATCCAGGTATTCAACTGCGTGATCGGCGGTTCCTTCGAGCTGGATGATAACGAGGACCGCACAAATTACATAATCAGCACTATGTTCGCTGTAGCAGAGGATGTGAACGGCCTTGTGCTGATGCCGGATATGCGTCTCCTGAACCACGAAGGGAATCTTGTGCTCTCCGCCGACGGCAAGAGCGATTTCAAAGAGTATACGCCGATAGGAAACACTGACTTCATAGACGGTCACGTTGAGAACACGCCTTCCGACGAGGCCCGCCGGGACAGGTCCATTGCTATCCTGAAAGAAAGGGGGATCCCGTATCTGCCGCAGCTCCCTGTTGCGGCAACGGAATCAGAAGCCGTGCTGCGTTCGCCGGAAGAGATGGCCAATCGGCTTTTCGCGATGTTCGCCGTGTGCGTATACAGCGAGGCGCGCAGCAACGGAGAGACCAGAGATGAGACGCAAAAATATCTGAACAAGATCAACGACATCCTCGGCGGCGGGCTCGACGATCAACTCACCCCGCAGGAAAAGGCGTTCCTGGCCGCCGCAGAGCCGGGGCCGCATGAGTTCGCCAAGTTCGGTTGGAGATATGAGTGCTGCCATGTGCTTATGTGGGCGCTCGGCGTCACCGAAGAACTGGGTTTTCCGGGGCAGATCTGTGACGTCCCCAGGATGGCGGACATCTTATGGCGCCAGGATGATCTTGCGGGATTCCTGAGGCGCGCAGGGCCGCGGACAAAGGAAGATATCCTGGATGCGGCCGACCTCATACTGCGATATGACTGGGCCTGCGTGGACGCCAGGATCAATGGCCGAGAGGGTCCGTCGGGATTGGAGGGTGAGGTGGTGTACGAATGGCATTATGCTTTCAACTGGCTTATCGGATATGACGGGAGTGCCGACTGGGACGATATCAGGACGGACACATAA
- the cobK gene encoding precorrin-6A reductase, translating into MQSGDRVIIFAGTTEGREIAHHLGSAGIDVLACVATEFGRQFIEESGHVKISSERLGEEGMRRIMKEGCSFVIDATHPYAAVISGKIKAACADTGKEYIRLLRSESRINDDIVVVPDVASAVEYLKGTEGNILVTTGSKELEKYTAIGDYRNRVFARVLSMPDASRTCAEIGFQGKNLFCMQGPFCEELNYGLLKQIDAKYMVTKDSGEPGGFEEKVRAAGRAGTKIILVSRPEEEEGYEISELTEMLGKRFGIEPVRAEAQTRRKVSVIGIGMGNEDTLTIGARKAVDEADLLIGAERMVRSVSKGQDSFFEYRADPVIAFINEHPEYRRVAVLVSGDVGFQSAAKKMIEKMDASVFELEVKCGVSSVAYLCSRIGSSWDDAFLMSAHGKGANIVGAVYGNSKVIVLLNGDKGTRAMCEELIEYGLDRVNVTVGQDLGHENECIIKGRPSELRDQKFGSLCIAMIENPEACRKNPIGIRDDLFIRGDAPMTKEEVRSLSVIKLKLEDDSVLFDIGAGTGSVAVESALTVPNGKVYAVEKESNAADLIEQNKKRFKVPNLEIIRGSAPDVLENLPIPSHVFIGGSSGNLKEIMETCLRKNPKVRFVINAITLETISEMVRCIDELDMEEEEIMSVNISKSKKAGRYHLMTAHNPIYVGVCNGRTNSSK; encoded by the coding sequence ATGCAGAGCGGAGACAGAGTTATAATATTCGCAGGCACCACGGAAGGAAGGGAGATCGCGCATCACCTCGGTTCCGCCGGCATAGATGTGCTCGCATGCGTGGCGACCGAGTTCGGAAGACAGTTCATCGAGGAAAGCGGACACGTCAAAATATCATCCGAAAGGCTCGGTGAGGAAGGGATGAGGCGCATAATGAAAGAAGGATGCTCCTTTGTCATCGACGCAACCCATCCGTATGCGGCCGTGATATCCGGAAAGATAAAGGCGGCCTGCGCGGACACGGGGAAGGAATACATCCGTCTGCTCAGATCGGAGAGCAGAATAAATGACGATATCGTCGTCGTGCCGGACGTTGCTTCAGCTGTCGAGTATCTTAAGGGAACGGAAGGGAACATACTGGTAACGACAGGAAGCAAGGAGCTTGAGAAATACACCGCGATCGGAGATTATCGAAACAGGGTATTCGCAAGGGTGCTCTCCATGCCCGATGCGTCGAGAACATGCGCGGAAATAGGGTTCCAGGGAAAGAACCTGTTCTGCATGCAGGGGCCTTTCTGCGAAGAATTGAACTACGGCCTTCTGAAACAGATTGATGCAAAATATATGGTGACCAAAGATTCCGGGGAGCCCGGAGGGTTCGAGGAAAAGGTCAGGGCCGCCGGGAGAGCGGGAACAAAGATAATACTGGTATCCAGGCCGGAAGAGGAAGAGGGATACGAGATCAGCGAACTGACGGAGATGCTCGGAAAAAGGTTTGGAATAGAGCCGGTGCGAGCGGAAGCGCAGACAAGGCGCAAAGTGTCCGTTATAGGTATAGGGATGGGCAATGAGGACACGCTTACCATCGGCGCCAGGAAGGCCGTCGATGAGGCCGACCTCCTCATCGGCGCCGAAAGGATGGTAAGATCAGTTTCGAAAGGACAGGACTCATTCTTCGAATACAGGGCGGATCCGGTCATCGCCTTCATCAACGAACATCCCGAGTACAGGAGGGTCGCGGTGCTGGTATCCGGTGATGTCGGATTCCAAAGCGCCGCCAAGAAGATGATCGAGAAGATGGACGCATCGGTGTTCGAACTGGAGGTCAAATGCGGAGTGTCCTCTGTTGCATACCTGTGCTCAAGAATAGGCTCATCTTGGGATGACGCATTCCTAATGAGCGCACACGGCAAGGGGGCGAACATCGTCGGAGCGGTATACGGGAACAGCAAGGTCATCGTTCTTCTCAACGGGGACAAAGGAACCAGGGCCATGTGCGAAGAGCTCATTGAATACGGTCTCGACCGCGTGAACGTCACAGTTGGCCAGGATCTTGGCCATGAGAACGAGTGCATAATAAAAGGAAGGCCGTCGGAACTGCGGGATCAAAAGTTCGGAAGCCTTTGCATAGCGATGATAGAGAATCCCGAAGCCTGCAGGAAGAACCCCATAGGCATACGTGACGATCTGTTCATAAGAGGAGACGCGCCGATGACAAAAGAAGAGGTCAGATCCCTCTCTGTCATAAAGCTCAAGCTGGAAGACGATTCCGTTCTCTTTGACATAGGCGCCGGAACAGGGTCCGTGGCAGTAGAATCGGCATTGACGGTTCCTAACGGCAAAGTGTATGCGGTTGAGAAGGAAAGCAATGCGGCGGACCTAATTGAACAAAACAAAAAAAGATTCAAGGTCCCGAATCTGGAAATCATCAGAGGGTCGGCACCGGATGTGCTTGAAAACCTTCCGATACCGAGCCATGTGTTCATAGGAGGTTCCTCCGGTAACCTGAAGGAAATAATGGAAACGTGTTTGAGAAAGAATCCGAAGGTCAGATTCGTCATCAACGCGATCACGCTGGAAACGATCTCCGAAA
- a CDS encoding cobalt-precorrin 5A hydrolase encodes MKIRIIAFSRRGCELSQKVRKALARHECEIYSKTAADADGTEKIEGSVSAWTGESFRTSDAVIFIGAAGIAVRHISPFLKNKTVDPAVICIDETGRFVIPLLSGHIGGANDLAKEISQGIGAEPVVTTATDIHGRFSVDSYAVRNNLHIGNMAAVKDISSLIVDDKRVGLALEVPIPDGIPPELDLNGNEDIGIFISYGRSEGPFKRTLKLTPRCHILGIGCRKGTPVRSIEALVKEVLEEEDISVKSVKAVASIDLKRDEAGLLEFSQKMKVEPVFFSSEHLASLPNIGFTSSERVKAITGVDNVCERAAFAASTDGKLVVKKTSKSGVTLAVVREPVRLGPWEE; translated from the coding sequence ATGAAAATAAGAATAATAGCTTTTTCCAGAAGAGGCTGCGAACTTTCGCAGAAAGTCCGTAAAGCGTTGGCCAGGCATGAGTGCGAAATATATTCGAAGACCGCAGCTGACGCCGATGGGACGGAAAAGATCGAAGGATCGGTATCGGCTTGGACAGGGGAATCCTTCCGGACATCGGATGCGGTGATCTTCATTGGTGCGGCGGGCATCGCCGTGAGGCACATATCCCCGTTCCTGAAGAACAAGACTGTGGATCCGGCCGTTATATGCATAGACGAAACAGGACGGTTCGTCATCCCCCTGCTTTCCGGGCACATAGGCGGAGCGAACGATCTCGCAAAAGAGATATCCCAAGGCATCGGCGCGGAACCGGTCGTCACGACGGCGACCGACATACACGGAAGGTTCTCCGTTGACTCATATGCGGTGAGGAACAACCTTCACATAGGGAATATGGCGGCCGTAAAAGACATATCTTCGCTCATCGTGGACGACAAAAGAGTGGGGTTGGCGCTGGAGGTTCCGATCCCGGATGGGATACCGCCGGAGCTGGATCTCAACGGTAATGAGGATATAGGGATATTCATTTCATACGGCAGGTCGGAAGGCCCGTTCAAAAGAACACTCAAACTCACCCCTCGATGCCACATATTGGGAATAGGGTGCAGGAAGGGAACGCCGGTCAGAAGCATCGAGGCCCTTGTGAAAGAGGTTTTGGAAGAGGAGGACATTTCGGTAAAAAGCGTAAAGGCCGTGGCCAGCATAGACCTGAAAAGGGATGAGGCAGGATTGCTTGAGTTCTCCCAAAAAATGAAAGTGGAGCCCGTCTTTTTCTCATCAGAACACCTTGCGTCGCTTCCAAACATAGGTTTCACGTCTTCGGAAAGGGTGAAAGCCATCACAGGCGTGGACAACGTCTGCGAAAGGGCGGCGTTCGCGGCGTCGACGGACGGAAAGCTGGTAGTGAAAAAAACATCTAAGAGCGGGGTGACGCTTGCCGTAGTTAGAGAACCCGTGCGGCTGGGCCCGTGGGAGGAGTAA
- the cobM gene encoding precorrin-4 C(11)-methyltransferase translates to MAGKIYFIGAGPGDPELITVKGRKLIDKADVIIYAGSLVNPYVLKGSKPSAVIHNSAHMNLDEVIGVIKESTDKGLKVVRVHTGDPSIYGAIREQMDRLDELDIEYEVVPGVSSFLATAAVLKKEYTLPDVSQTVILTRMEGRTPVPPKEKLIDLAKHNSTMVIFLSIGFIDEMCSTLIAGGYDPKTPVAVVYKATWPDQKVLIGDLTDIAKKVKDENIEKTALTVVGGFLGDEYSLSKLYDKYFTTGYRKGIETD, encoded by the coding sequence ATGGCGGGAAAGATTTATTTCATCGGGGCAGGGCCCGGCGACCCGGAGCTGATAACTGTCAAAGGAAGAAAGCTGATAGACAAGGCCGACGTGATAATATACGCCGGGTCCCTTGTGAACCCCTACGTCCTGAAGGGGTCCAAACCTTCGGCTGTCATACACAACAGCGCGCATATGAATCTGGATGAGGTCATCGGTGTTATCAAAGAATCCACAGACAAGGGTCTGAAGGTCGTACGCGTGCACACAGGGGACCCGTCAATATATGGGGCGATCAGGGAGCAGATGGACAGACTTGACGAACTTGATATAGAATATGAGGTCGTTCCGGGCGTGAGCTCTTTCCTCGCTACTGCGGCCGTCCTGAAGAAAGAGTACACATTGCCGGATGTGAGCCAGACCGTTATCCTTACAAGGATGGAAGGGCGAACCCCCGTGCCTCCCAAAGAGAAGCTCATAGATCTTGCAAAGCACAATTCCACCATGGTGATATTTCTGAGCATAGGGTTCATCGACGAGATGTGCTCGACCCTGATCGCCGGGGGGTATGATCCTAAAACGCCTGTCGCCGTTGTGTATAAGGCAACGTGGCCGGACCAAAAGGTCCTGATAGGGGACCTGACGGATATCGCAAAGAAGGTCAAAGATGAGAATATCGAAAAGACCGCTCTGACAGTGGTTGGAGGATTCCTTGGCGACGAGTACAGTCTCTCGAAACTGTATGACAAATACTTTACGACTGGATACAGAAAGGGGATCGAAACGGATTGA
- the cbiD gene encoding cobalt-precorrin-5B (C(1))-methyltransferase CbiD: MDPARPVNNGADIDGMYVVVNNKRLRCGHTTGTCAAAASKMAATILLGGEERDAVDIITPKGIVLSLKAEDIKASYDGVSCAVRKDGGDDTDATHGMLIYSTVCKRTDGRIVIEGGEGVGRVTRKGLDQQAGDAAINSVPRSMIREALEDVCDSFRHSGGLTATISVPEGMAVSKKTFNPRLGIIGGISILGTTGIVEPMSETALIETIKVELRMRRAGGDEYILVVPGNYGKDFWEETEGSEGDPAVKCSNFIGDTIDLAAEFGFKGFLLVGNLGKMVKLAGGIMNTHSRWADCRMEILSANSILAGASADTAGEIMSCISTDDALDVLKDARLIEGTMKEIMKKIAFHLNHRSGGDMQTECVVFSSKYGKLGETPGAKELMEKIKEQARP; the protein is encoded by the coding sequence ATGGATCCGGCCCGGCCAGTGAACAACGGTGCAGATATCGACGGCATGTACGTGGTCGTCAATAACAAAAGACTGAGGTGCGGTCACACCACGGGAACGTGCGCAGCGGCGGCCTCGAAAATGGCCGCGACGATACTTCTCGGCGGCGAAGAGAGGGACGCCGTCGATATCATCACTCCCAAAGGGATAGTCCTCTCGCTCAAGGCGGAAGACATAAAGGCATCCTACGACGGCGTCTCATGCGCGGTCAGAAAGGACGGCGGCGACGACACAGATGCCACCCACGGGATGCTGATATACTCCACCGTTTGCAAAAGGACAGACGGCAGGATAGTCATTGAGGGAGGAGAAGGGGTCGGGCGGGTGACAAGGAAAGGCCTTGACCAGCAAGCGGGTGACGCGGCGATAAACAGCGTTCCGAGAAGCATGATAAGAGAGGCTTTGGAAGATGTCTGCGATAGCTTCCGCCATTCTGGCGGGCTGACAGCAACGATATCCGTGCCGGAAGGGATGGCCGTGTCAAAAAAGACCTTCAACCCCAGGTTGGGAATTATCGGCGGGATATCAATACTGGGGACGACGGGGATAGTTGAGCCGATGAGCGAGACCGCTTTGATAGAGACGATAAAGGTCGAGCTGAGGATGAGAAGGGCCGGAGGGGACGAGTATATCCTGGTCGTACCGGGAAATTACGGTAAGGATTTCTGGGAAGAAACGGAAGGCTCAGAGGGGGACCCGGCGGTCAAGTGCAGCAACTTCATCGGAGATACGATAGATCTCGCGGCAGAATTCGGTTTCAAAGGTTTCCTATTGGTGGGAAATCTGGGCAAGATGGTCAAACTGGCGGGCGGTATAATGAACACCCACTCCAGATGGGCGGACTGCAGGATGGAGATACTGTCGGCCAATTCTATATTGGCCGGAGCCAGCGCCGATACGGCAGGGGAGATAATGTCATGCATATCGACCGACGACGCCCTAGACGTACTGAAAGACGCCCGCCTCATTGAAGGCACGATGAAAGAGATAATGAAGAAGATAGCTTTCCATCTCAACCACAGAAGCGGCGGAGATATGCAAACCGAATGCGTGGTCTTTTCTTCCAAATATGGAAAACTGGGCGAGACTCCCGGCGCAAAGGAGCTCATGGAAAAGATAAAGGAGCAGGCGCGCCCATGA
- a CDS encoding helix-turn-helix transcriptional regulator, with protein sequence MENRPRGPRIDCAVDAAMAVIGGKWKATILCKLHMKGPLRFNQLLKELEAVSPRILTKQLREMEDDGLVVRTVKAEVPVCVEYSISERGRTLVPALRILAAWGNENMFRCNVCFDEGLVIPVADPHTS encoded by the coding sequence ATGGAAAACAGACCGCGCGGACCGAGGATAGATTGCGCCGTGGACGCTGCTATGGCAGTTATCGGAGGGAAGTGGAAGGCCACCATCCTGTGCAAGCTTCACATGAAGGGCCCTCTGCGTTTCAATCAGCTCCTGAAGGAACTTGAGGCAGTCTCCCCAAGGATCCTCACCAAACAGCTGAGGGAAATGGAAGACGACGGGCTGGTCGTAAGGACGGTCAAAGCGGAGGTGCCCGTTTGCGTCGAATATTCTATTTCAGAAAGAGGAAGGACCCTGGTCCCGGCGCTGAGGATCCTCGCTGCGTGGGGCAACGAGAACATGTTCCGGTGCAATGTTTGTTTCGACGAAGGGTTGGTGATTCCTGTAGCGGATCCCCACACATCGTGA
- a CDS encoding ABC transporter ATP-binding protein/permease: MRSLRSAAKYPNLESLRIFHKEHRAKIILFGVFTTLSGVIALALPIFLSQVLISLTGGDYDRLAYLSAIVFGLVGAIALSGMAAEYYYTVTTNDLFLSIRRKITYRTMSMNLSAVYEKGSGFFLERMNEDSREASAVHLNIWRAVISLVINLGFIGYITVLNVFLGLLFAAGLALLMFLEYLRVSRLLENMKKSKRAVEKVKTNEAEILKGIKEIKGLNAKKPVIDKHTSISSKYVDVKYEREIYQKKMQNLIDVVKGGIDLSIILFAALYLLPNNMAELAAVLIIYMYKGNIYGLIAGLARIKDTYVNGELAAKRINDIIQAPANEVDTFGDRPIDGKIETIEFRDVSFEYSKGKKVLDGVSFKIDGAGVIGLVGKSGSGKSTIFSLLARFYDATGGRILINGEDVSSLAEDDVRGSITPVLQDPYMFNDTVMNNLLFARPDADAEMVMEACRAARIHDEITAMNDGYDTIIGEGGATISGGQKQRLEIARILLKDSEVMLFDEATSALDKNNLEQINDLMIELSKERIIMVIAHRLSIMRRCDRVIVLDEGRIIAAAPHDELINTCEQYREMFRKNAAVEPPK, encoded by the coding sequence ATGAGGTCATTACGTAGCGCAGCCAAGTATCCCAACCTGGAAAGTTTGAGGATATTTCACAAGGAACACCGTGCGAAGATCATCCTCTTCGGGGTGTTCACGACGCTGTCCGGCGTTATAGCTTTGGCTCTGCCGATCTTTCTGTCGCAGGTACTCATCTCTCTGACAGGAGGAGATTACGACAGGCTGGCATATCTTTCGGCCATAGTGTTCGGATTGGTCGGCGCGATCGCGTTATCGGGGATGGCCGCGGAATATTACTACACAGTGACGACCAACGACCTCTTTCTGAGCATACGCCGTAAGATCACCTACAGGACGATGTCCATGAACCTTTCCGCCGTGTATGAAAAAGGTTCGGGATTCTTCCTGGAACGGATGAACGAGGACAGCAGGGAGGCAAGCGCCGTCCACCTCAACATCTGGAGAGCGGTCATAAGCCTCGTCATCAACCTCGGATTCATAGGGTACATAACGGTCCTGAACGTCTTTCTCGGCCTGCTCTTCGCGGCCGGCCTCGCGCTTCTGATGTTCCTGGAATATCTGCGCGTGTCCCGCCTGCTTGAAAATATGAAGAAAAGCAAGCGTGCGGTGGAAAAGGTCAAAACAAATGAGGCAGAGATCCTGAAAGGCATCAAAGAGATCAAAGGACTCAACGCAAAGAAACCTGTCATAGATAAGCACACCTCCATAAGTTCAAAGTATGTCGACGTAAAGTACGAACGCGAGATCTATCAAAAGAAGATGCAGAACCTGATCGATGTGGTCAAGGGCGGGATAGATCTGTCTATCATACTTTTCGCAGCCCTCTACCTCCTGCCGAACAACATGGCGGAACTGGCGGCAGTGCTTATAATCTATATGTACAAAGGGAACATTTACGGGCTCATAGCCGGCCTGGCGAGGATCAAAGACACATATGTCAACGGCGAACTTGCCGCTAAGCGCATCAACGACATCATACAAGCGCCTGCGAACGAGGTCGATACTTTCGGCGACCGGCCAATAGACGGCAAGATAGAAACGATAGAGTTCCGCGATGTATCCTTTGAATATTCCAAAGGCAAAAAAGTGCTGGACGGCGTAAGTTTCAAGATTGACGGTGCAGGCGTCATCGGCCTGGTCGGAAAAAGCGGCAGCGGAAAATCAACGATATTCAGCCTGCTTGCGAGATTCTACGATGCCACGGGCGGCAGGATCCTGATAAACGGCGAAGACGTGTCGTCTCTGGCGGAGGATGATGTCCGCGGTAGCATAACTCCGGTTCTTCAGGACCCGTACATGTTCAACGACACCGTTATGAACAACCTGCTCTTTGCACGCCCCGACGCTGACGCTGAGATGGTGATGGAAGCATGCCGGGCCGCACGCATACATGATGAGATAACCGCAATGAACGACGGTTACGACACGATAATAGGTGAAGGAGGCGCGACGATCTCAGGCGGGCAGAAACAGCGCCTTGAGATAGCGCGCATACTTCTGAAAGACTCGGAAGTTATGCTGTTCGATGAGGCGACCAGCGCGCTTGACAAGAACAATCTTGAACAGATCAACGATCTTATGATAGAATTGAGCAAAGAAAGGATCATAATGGTCATTGCTCACAGACTCAGCATCATGCGCCGCTGCGACAGAGTGATCGTGCTTGACGAAGGCAGGATCATAGCGGCGGCCCCCCATGATGAACTGATAAACACCTGTGAACAATACAGGGAAATGTTCAGGAAGAATGCGGCCGTCGAACCGCCAAAATGA